A single genomic interval of Pan paniscus chromosome 18, NHGRI_mPanPan1-v2.0_pri, whole genome shotgun sequence harbors:
- the CHD9NB gene encoding CHD9 neighbor protein, with protein MGCHSSKNTTVAAESQKPEEECKGGEPGLETGTQAADCKDAPLKDGTPKPKS; from the coding sequence ATGGGGTGCCACTCCAGCAAGAACACCACGGTGGCAGCTGAGTCCCAGAAGCCTGAAGAAGAGTGCAAGGGAGGAGAGCCAGGTCTGGAGACCGGCACCCAGGCAGCAGACTGCAAGGATGCCCCACTGAAGGATGGAACCCCTAAGCCAAAGAGCTGA